One Eublepharis macularius isolate TG4126 chromosome 6, MPM_Emac_v1.0, whole genome shotgun sequence DNA segment encodes these proteins:
- the SMC3 gene encoding structural maintenance of chromosomes protein 3, whose product MYIKQVIIQGFRSYRDQTIVDPFSSKHNVIVGRNGSGKSNFFYAIQFVLSDEFSHLRPEQRLALLHEGTGPRVISAFVEIIFDNSDNRLPIDKEEVSLRRVIGAKKDQYFLDKKMVTKNDVMNLLESAGFSRSNPYYIVKQGKINQMATAPDSQRLKLLREVAGTRVYDERKEESISLMKETEGKREKINELLKYIEERLHTLEEEKEELAQYQKWDKMRRALEYTIYNQELNETRAKLDELSAKRETSGEKSRQLRDAQQDARDKMEEIERQVRELKTKISAMKEEKEQLSAERQEQIKQRTKLELKAKDLQDELAGNSEQRKRLLKERQKLLEKIEEKQKELAETEPKFNSVKEKEERGIARLAQATQERTDLYAKQGRGSQFTSKEERDKWIKKELKSLDQAINDKKRQIAAIHKDLEDTEANKEKNLEQYSKLDQDLNEVKARVEELDRKYYEVKNKKDELQSERNYLWREENAEQQALAAKREDLEKKQQLLRAATGKAILNGIDSINKVLEHFRRKGINQHVLNGYHGIVMNNFECEPAFYTCVEVTAGNRLFYHIVDSDEVSTKILMEFNKMNLPGEVTFLPLNKLDVRDTAYPETNDAIPMISKLRYNPRFDKAFKHVFGKTLICRSMEVSTQLARAFTMDCITLEGDQVSHRGALTGGYYDTRKSRLELQKDVRKAEEELGELEAKLNENLRRNIERINNEIDQLMNQMQQIETQQRKFKASRDSILSEMKMLKEKRQQSEKTFMPKQRSLQSLEASLHAMESTRESLKAELGTDLLSQLSLEDQKRVDALNDEIRQLQQENRQLLNERIKLEGIITRVETYLNENLRKRLDQVEQELNELRETEGGTVLTATTSELEAINKRVKDTLARSDDLDNSIDKTEAGIKELQKSMERWKNMEKEHMDAINHDTKELEKMTNRQGMLLKKKEECMKKIRELGSLPQEAFEKYQTLSLKQLFRKLEQCNTELKKYSHVNKKALDQFVNFSEQKEKLIKRQEELDRGYKSIMELMNVLELRKYEAIQLTFKQVSKNFSEVFQKLVPGGKATLVMKKGDVEGSQSQDEGEGSAESEKGSGSQSSVPSVDQFTGVGIRVSFTGKQGEMREMQQLSGGQKSLVALALIFAIQKCDPAPFYLFDEIDQALDAQHRKAVSDMIMELAEHAQFITTTFRPELLESADKFYGVKFRNKVSHIDVITAEMAKDFVEDDTTHG is encoded by the exons ATGTATATCAAGCAG GTGATCATCCAGGGGTTTCGAAGCTACCGAGATCAGACTATAGTAGATCCCTTCAGTTCAAAACATAATGTCATTG TGGGTAGAAATGGTTCTGGGAAAAGCAACTTTTTCTATG CAATTCAGTTTGTTCTCAGTGATGAATTCAGTCACCTTcgtcctgagcagaggcttgctTTGTTACAT gaaggtaCGGGTCCTCGTGTTATTTCTGCTTTTGTGGAAATTATCTTTGACAATTCAGACAACAGGTTACCA ATTGATAAGGAAGAGGTATCACTTCGCAGAGTCATTGGAGCTAAAAAGGACCAGTATTTCCTAGACAAGAAAATGGTTAC AAAAAATGACGTGATGAACCTTCTTGAAAGTGCTGGATTTTCCCGCAGCAATCCCTACTATATTGTTAAGCAAGGAAAG ATCAATCAAATGGCCACAGCTCCGGACTCTCAGAGATTAAAACTCTTAAGGGAGGTTGCTGGCACTAGAGTATATGATGAACGTAAAGAAGAGAGTATCTCCTTAATGAAAGAAACAG aggggaaaagagagaaaatcaaTGAGCTGTTGAAGTATATTGAAGAACGTTTACATACTCTGGAAGAGGAAAAAGAAGAACTAGCTCAGTATCAAAAGTGGGATAAAATGAGGAGAGCGCTGGAATACACCATTTATAATCAGGAATTGAATGAAACCCGGGCTAAACTTGATGAG CTTTCTGCTAAACGAGAAACAAGTGGAGAAAAATCAAGGCAGTTAAGAGATGCTCAACAGGATGCTCGTGATAAAATGGAA GAAATTGAGCGCCAAGTTCGAGAACTAAAAACCAAGATTTCAGCTATgaaggaagagaaggagcagcTCAGTGCTGAAAGGCAGGAGCAAATTAAACAGAGGACCAAATTAGAACTTAAGGCAAAAGATTTGCAAGATGAACTGGCTGGCAATAGTGAACAACGG AAAAGACTGTTGAAAGAGAGGCAGAAACTTCTTGAgaaaattgaagaaaaacagaAGGAATTAGCTGAAACAGAGCCCAAATTCAATAGtgtcaaagaaaaagaagaacgAGGCATCGCCAG ACTGGCACAAGCTACTCAGGAAAGAACAGATCTTTATGCAAAGCAAGGTCGAGGAAGTCAGTTTACCTCTAAAGAAGAGAGAGATAAATGGATTAAAAAAGAACTGAAGTCCCTAGATCAAGCAATAAATGACAAGAAGCGGCAAATAGCTGCTATACATAAAGATTTAGAAGATACAGAGGCTAACAAAGAGAAGAATCTGGAGCAATATAGT AAATTGGATCAGGACCTTAATGAAGTGAAAGCTCGTGTTGAAGAATTGGACAGAAAATATTATGAAGTAAAGAATAAAAAAGATGAACTACAGAGTGAGAGAAA TTACTTATGGAGAGAAGAAAATGCAGAACAGCAAGCTCTTGCTGCAAAACGAGAAGACTTGGAAAAGAAACAGCAGCTGCTCAGAGCAGCAACAGGAAAG GCTATTCTAAATGGAATTGACAGCATAAACAAAGTATTGGAGCATTTTCGCCGCAAAGGCATTAACCAGCATGTTCTAAATGGCTATCATGGAATAGTGATGAATAACTTTGAGTGTGAGCCTGCTTTTTACACTTGCGTTGAAGTTACTGCAGGAAACAG GTTATTTTATCATATTGTAGATTCTGATGAAGTTAGCACGAAGATCTTAATGGAGTTCAATAAAATGAATCTACCCGGAGAAGTAACTTTTCTGCCACTGAACAAACTGGATGTTAGAGATACTGCATACCCTGAAACCAAC GATGCTATTCCTATGATCAGTAAACTAAGATACAATCCAAGATTTGATAAAGCCTTCAAACATGTTTTTGGAAAGACTCTCATTTGTCGCAGTATGGAAGTGTCTACGCAGCTGGCCAGAGCTTTTACTATGGATTGTATTACTTTGGAAG GTGATCAAGTCAGCCACCGTGGGGCTTTGACTGGGGGTTATTATGATACAAGGAAGTCTCGACTTGAACTCCAGAAAGATGTTAGAAAGGCAGAAGAAGAATTAGGAGAACTTGAAGCAAAACTCAATGAGAACTTGCGTAGGAACATTGAAA GGATTAATAATGAAATTGATCAGCTCATGAATCAAATGCAGCAGATTGAAACTcagcaaagaaaattcaaagctTCTAGGGACAGCATCTTGTCAGAGATGAAAATGCTGAAAGAGAAGAGACAGCAGTCAGAGAAAACATTTATGCCCAAG caaCGTAGTTTACAGAGTTTGGAAGCAAGCTTACATGCTATGGAATCAACGCGAGAATCATTAAAAGCAGAACTCGGAACAGACCTGTTGTCTCAACTCAGTTTAGAGGACCAGAAACGAGTAGATGCACTTAATGATGAGATACGACAGCTACAGCaa GAAAACAGACAGCTTTTGAATGAAAGGATCAAACTTGAAGGCATCATCACACGAGTTGAAACATATCTCAATGAGAATCTTAGGAAGCGTTTAGACCAAGTGGAACAA GAGCTGAATGAGCTTAGAGAGACTGAAGGTGGCACTGTTCTTACAGCTACAACATCCGAGCTTGAGGCTATCAACAAACGAGTGAAGGATACCTTAGCAAGATCAGATG ATCTGGACAATTCAATTGATAAAACAGAAGCAGGGATTAAAGAACTCCAGAAAAGCATGGAACGTTGGAAGAATATGGAGAAGGAGCACATGGATGCCATTAATCATGACACAAAAGAGCTTGAAAAGATGACTAATCGTCAAGGCATGCTtctgaagaagaaagaagagtgTATGAAGAAAATCAGGGAATTGGGTTCACTTCCACAGGAAGCGTTTGAAAAATATCAGACATTGAGCCTAAAACAG CTGTTTCGCAAACTGGAGCAATGCAACACAGAACTGAAAAAGTACAGTCATGTCAATAAAAAAGCTCTTGATCAATTTGTGAATTTTTCGGAGCAGAAAGAGAAATTGATAAAACGTCAAGAAGAACTGGACAGGGGCTACAAATCCATTATGGAGTTAATGAATGTTCTTGAACTCAGAAAATATGAAGCTATCCAGCTGACTTTTAAACAG GTATCAAAGAACTTCAGTGAGGTATTTCAGAAGCTGGTGCCTGGTGGAAAAGCCACTCTTGTGATGAAGAAGGGTGATGTGGAAGGCAGTCAGTCTCAAGATGAAGGTGAAGGCAGTGCTGAGAGTGAAAAAGGATCAGGATCTCAAAGCAGTGTCCCGTCTGTAGACCAGTTCACTGGAGTTGGGATTAGG GTTTCTTTTACAGGTAAACAAGGTGAAATGAGAGAGATGCAGCAGCTTTCTGGTGGGCAGAAGTCACTAGTGGCCCTAGCCTTGATCTTTGCCATTCAGAAATGTGACCCTGCTCCCTTTTACCTCTTTGATGAAATTGATCAAGCCTTGGATGCCCAACACAGAAAAGCTGTTTCAG ataTGATAATGGAATTGGCAGAACATGCTCAATTCATTACCACAACTTTCAGACCTGAACTGCTTGAGTCAGCTGATAAGTTCTATGGTGTAAAATTCAGAAATAAg